The DNA window AACTGGCTGGCGGCTGGCAAGTGACTGGACTAAGTCATTACAGATTTATTCTAAGCCGGTTGAATTAAGCCAAGATGATGTTGGAAAACCAGAGAAACAACTGTGGGCATCGGCTCTATTTGATCCAAAAAAACAAGCAGCCGTTATTTTAGAAAATAATCAAACAAAAGCCACGCTGCAGATCTTTAGCAATTTCGATGGACTGGCTTGGTCGCTGATGGCTTTGAAACAGGAAAAAATCTTGTCGCTGACGATGCAAAACAGAATCATTGATGGCCGGTCACAGGATCATGGCTACTGGACAACATATAAAATTAAATCATAAGGATTTTTATGCATAGCTTAACTGAAGGAAAACCGATTAAATTAATAATTTTCTTTACGATTCCTCTTCTGTTAGGAAATCTTTTTCAGCAGCTTTATACTTTCACAGATACCTTGATCGTGGGTAGGGCTTTGGGTGTCAATGCATTGGCGGCTGTTTCGCTTGGTGCAACGCTGAACTGGCTGCTGGTCGGTTTTGCTCAAGGATTTACAGCTGGTACAGCTATCGTGACAGCCAAACGCTTTGGTGCGGGTGATTTCCGCGGTGTCCGTCAATCAATGGTCACGACGATACTTTGTACGGCGATTTTGACAGTAGTTGTGACTTTTATTGCAGTTGTTTTTAATAAACAAATTTTGGAATTGATGCAGACGCCTAAAAATGTCATGACGCAAGCTAATACCTTCTTGACGATTCTTTTGGGATTTATGTTTACGACCATGAGCTATAATTTGGCTGCTAATGCGATGCGTGCGATCGGCAATTCCAGAGCACCTTTAATTTTTTTGATCGTCGCAGTTGTCTTGAATATTATTTTAGAAATTTTGTTCATTGTTGTTTTTCATTGGGGGATCGCCGGTGCAGCTTTTGCGACTGTGATCGCACAGTTGGTTTCCGGAATTATTAGTTTTGTTTATATTTATAAAGTGCTGCCGGTTTTGCAAGTTCGTCGCGGTGACTGGCATAGCAGCTGGTCAGATATTCAGGAACATCTGCGTTTTGGCTTGCCGATGGCGTTTCAGAATTCCATTATTGCGATTGGCAGCGTCATTTTGCAAACAGCTCTGAATACGCTGGGAACGGATTCGGTTGCTTCGTCAGGTGCCGCCTCTCGTATTGACCAGTTAGCTACTCTGCCGATGATGAGCATCGGCATCACGATGGCCACTTTTGCAGCTCAAAATCTCGGTGCCAGAAAATATTCCCGAATTCTGGAAGGTGTCAAACAAGCATTGATCGTGGGCAGTATCTGGGCGATCTTGATGTCTGTATTGGAAATTAGTTTCGGCCATTATCTGGTCCAGCTGTTTTTAGGATCTGGTGGCGAGCAAACTCATATTTTGAATCTTTCGAGAATTTATTTTGTGGTCAACGGGGGTCCCTATATCCTATTATCAACGCTCTTTTTGATTCGCTACACGCTGCAAGGATTGGGCAATGCTTCAGTACCAACGATAGCTGGTATTTTTGAACTATCTATGCGAGCTTTTGCAGCCCTGATCTTGGTCGGTATCTTTGGTTATGCTGGGGCGGTTGCGGGTACGCCATTGGCTTGGTTCGGGTCGCTGATGGCCTTAATGCCGGCATGGATCTCAGCCCAAAAAAAATTAAAGAAATTAAAGAATGGTCAACGAATAAATAATAAACTTGAGAGCATTGATTGATCTTGTGAGCTCACGATTGGCCTTTATTCGCGATTCCGTCTATAATAATAGTCAGGAATGGTCAAATTATGGCAGAAACTAATATTTCAGATGTAATCGAACAATATCTAAAGGCGATCCTTGATCAAGACGAAATTGCTGAAATCAAACGCAGTGAGATCGCAAGTCGTTTTGCAGTGGTCCCAAGTCAGATTAATTACGTGATCAATACGCGTTTTACTTTGCAAAATGGTTATGTTGTTGAATCAAAACGTGGCGGTGGCGGCTACATCAGAATTGAGCACGTCGATTTAGTTGATGATACGAAAATATTTGACGAGCTGATCGATTACATCGGCGACTCAATTGGTGATAATAATGCTGATCAAATTATCGCGGCGCTTTTGGAAGACAAGGTAATCAGTGAGCGCGAAGCGAATATTATGATCGCAGCAATTGACAAGAACTCATTGCGGATCTCCGATAAAGTAACAGAAAATACAGTTCGGGCTCGTGTCCTTGTGGGCATGATCAATCGACTGAGATTTGAGAGCACAAACATTCATGGATAATCAATATACAGCATCTGCAAAAAATGTTTTACTCTTAGCACAAGAACAAGCTAAGTATTTTAAACATGAAATTGTTGGTTCTGAGCATTTGTTATTAGCTTTGGCTTTGGAAAAAGATGGTTTAGCCAGTAAGGTGCTTCAGGATCACAATGTCACCGATGACGATATTAGAAATGAAATTGAACAGTTCACAGGTTATGGTTCTCACGAAAATGTGAGAGCTGGTTTTTTGGCTTATTCGCCTAAAGCGCAGGAAATTTTAAAAAATGCAGCTTTGCAGGCTCAAAGTCTTGGTGCACGACAAGTTGCAACGGAACACTTATTGTTGGCACTATTAACGGATGAATCGATTTTGAGTTCACGAATTTTAGCTAGCCTTGATGTACGTGCCCAAGATTTAACCCGTGCTGTTTTTAAGCGAATTGGTGTTGATCCAAGCCAACAAAAAGCGCAACCACAGCGCCAGACCAGCCAGCAGGGCACGCCAACGCTAGATGCCATGTCTCGTGATCTGACAGCATTAGCCACGATCGGACAAATTGATCCGGTTGTTGGTCGAGACAAGGAAGTCCATCGCGTGATTCAGATTTTGAGCCGGCGTACGAAAAATAATCCAGTTTTGATCGGCGAGCCAGGTGTTGGTAAGACGGCCATTGCTGAAGGGCTTGCTCAAAAAATCGTTTCCGGACAAGTGCCTTTCGATTTGGTCAATAAGCGTTTAATGGCACTAGATATGGGAGCTCTGATCGCTGGAACGAAATATCGCGGTGAGTTTGAAGACCGTTTGAAAAAGATTATCAATGAAATTCACGAAGACGGTCAAGTGATTCTGTTTATTGATGAATTGCATACTTTGATCGGTGCCGGCGGTGCCGAAGGGGCGCTTGATGCCTCTAATTTGTTAAAACCGGCTTTAGCTCGTGGTGAATTGCAGACGATCGGTGCAACGACTTTTGACGAATACCAAAAATATATCGAGTCGGATCAGGCTTTGGAACGTCGTTTTGCCAGTGTTACGATCGACGAACCCAGTCAGGCAGTGTCTGTTGAGATATTAAAAGGTCTGCGTCCCCGCTATGAAGAGCATCATCATGTTAATATTTCTGATGAAGCGATTGAGGCTGCTGTCAAATTGAGTTCACGTTATGTGACGGATCGCTTTTTGCCGGATAAGGCCATTGATTTAATGGATGAAGCGGCAGCCAAAGTTCGCATTGATACTGCTCAGCCTGAAGACAAGAAAGCGGATTTAGAGAAACAGTTGGATAATTTGCGCGATCAACTGGATCAAGCTGTATCAGCTGGTAATTTTGATCAAGCGACCAAGATCCGCCAACAGGAAATTAAAATTCGAAAACAGTTGGCTGTTATTGTGACTGATTCATTAATCAATGGTACAAAAGACCATCAGTATAAGCTGACTGTCAGCGAACAAGATATTGCTGATGTCGTCGGCCAGCAAACAGGCATTCCAGTCACTCAGTTGCAAAAGACGGAGTCTGACCGTCTCTTGCACTTGGAAAAAATCCTGCATCAGCGTGTTGTCGGTCAAGACGAAGCGATTTCGGCAGTTTCTCGGGCCATTCGCCGCGCAAGATCCGGCATTAAAGATCCAAGTCGTCCAATTGGCACTTTTATGTTTCTCGGTCCAACTGGTGTCGGTAAAACAGAATTAGCCAAGGCGCTAGCTGAAGCGATGTTTGATTCGGAAGACAATATGATTCGAGTAGACATGTCCGAATACCAAGAGTCTTACTCTGCTTCGAGACTGATTGGATCGGCTCCTGGCTATGTTGGCTATGATGAGGGTGGTCAACTGACTGAACGCGTTCGTAATCATCCGTATTCAGTTGTGTTGTTGGATGAGGCTGAGAAAGCCCACCCTGATATCTTTAATTTGTTGTTGCAGGTTTTTGATGATGGCTATATGACAGATTCTAAGGGTCGCAAAGTTGATTTTCGAAATACGATCATTATTATGACATCAAATCTGGGTGCGACTCGGATTCGTGATAATAAACATGTTGGCTTTGGCGCCATCGAGCCGCAAGATAGTTACAAAGCGATGTCAGCTGAAATTCAAGATGCTTTAAAAGAACATTTTCGTCCTGAATTCATCAATCGAATTGATGAAATTGTGATTTTTCATTCCTTAAGCAAGACGGAACTGCATAAAATTGTTGAGTTAATGAGTAACACTATTTTGCAGCGCGTTGCCGAACAAGGTATCTCAATTAAGATGAGTAAGATCGCGATTGATTTTGTTGCCAAGGCTGGTTTTGATCCCGAATACGGTGCTCGCCCGATCCGTAGAGCTTTTCAAAATAATGTCGAAGATAAGATATCTGATGCTTTATTGGCTGGTGATATTGAGTCTGGGGATGCGATTACCGTCAGTTCTAAAAAAGGAAAGATCGATCTTTTGATTCATCGCCCAGTCGAAAAGACGACTAAATAAAATTCTTGATCATGCATATTTGCAATAAAAGTTAAGTTATTGCAGAGATGACTGCTTGATAAAGGATTTTTTTGTTTGCCAATTAAAATATAATAACTTTATGGCTAATTATATAAAAGATATTCGTGCGAAAGTTGGACACATGCCTCTGATCATGGTTGGTGTCGGTGCGGCTTATATTAAAGATAAAAAAGTGTTGCTGCAGGAACGTGCTGATACTGGCGGCTGGGGATTACCAGGCGGTTATATGGAGTACGGCGAGACGATCGAGGAAACTTTAAAACGTGAATTCAAAGAGGATGCTGGTCTAGAAATTGTTTCATATAAATTTTTAAAAAACTTTGATCAAGAATTTTTTACCTATCCGAATGGTGATCAGACGCAGGTGCTAACGCCTTTTTATTTAGTCACGCAAGTGAAGGACGGCCCAGCAGATTACGACCAAGCGGAAACAACAGCGATTGATTTTTTTGATTTTGACCAATTACCGGATATTCACTTTGAATCTCATCGCCGTATTCTAAATTACGTGAAAACATTGGTCTGATCAGTCAGCAGCTAATTTTGCATGCAGATTCTCAGTGAGAAACTGCCACAAGGGCGGCGTAATGCGAAGCTGTTTCAAATCATTCGCACTCATCGAATAACGAATATTCGACTCTTGGCCTGCTTGAACCTTTTCGATCCATTGCGGTTCACGCAGATACTCGTGTCCTAAAGCAGCAAAATCGAATCCCTGCTCGATGACTTTTTCAGCTTGTTGCGGCCGTGCAATATTGCCAACAACGATTAGCGGCAAAGCGCCATCAAGACGCGTTTTGATTTGTTCGATGACCGGTGTTTTGTCTGCGGGATCATTTTTGGATGTCTGCCAAACATCAGCTGTCGAGATGTGCAGGTAGTCAATCGGCTGTGTTTTCAAAACATCAATGAAAGCTAATGTATCAGATAAACGAATACCAGGGTTTTCAATTTCTTCCGGAGAAATTCGATATCCAACTAAAAATGGCCGATCTGCATATTGTTCCACGATGCGGTGCACGTGATTGATAACGGCCAGTGGGAACTTCATTCGCTTTGTTAGACTACCGCCCCAATCATCCAGACGACGATTGGAGTGTGGGGAAAAGAATTGCTGCAGCAGATAAGTGTTAGCACCATGCAGCTCGATACCATCGAAACCGACTTGGATGGCACGCCGAGCTGCCTCGCCGAAATCAGAAATAATTTGCTGAATATCATCGTCCGTCAGACTCATTGGTATTTCGGCACCTGGCCGCAATGAAGCAATAGCTGACGGGCTGACGGCCTTTTTGCCACGAAGAATTTTGGAATTGCTGATCCGTCCCGCATGATGGAGCTGCAAAATTGCTTTAGTGCCGTTGATGGAGATCGTATGTGCCAGTCGGCTTAAACCTGGTAATTTATTATCGTTTGCACAGCTTAATTGACCTTCAAACCCCTTGCCGCCATCACTCACATTGCTAGCCGGCGTGATGAAAAGACCAACGCCGCCTGTTCGTAAAGCGAAATAATCCAACTCATCTTGTGTGACGCTGCCATCTTCAAAACTAGAGCACTCAGTTATTGGTGGTATGACGATCCTGTTTTTAATTGTGATGCCGTTTTTAAATTTAAAGGGTTGCAAAAATTGATAGTTAGCCATGATATTCTCCTCGATTACTGATAATGATACCCCTTACATAAAGTCTTATTGTGAGTTTTATCGAGTCATTTTGTTATAATTTTGAGTGAGGTAAATCCAGTGAAGAAAGCATTGATTTTAAATGAATTAAAAAATTAAAATCGG is part of the Oenococcus sicerae genome and encodes:
- a CDS encoding MATE family efflux transporter, whose translation is MHSLTEGKPIKLIIFFTIPLLLGNLFQQLYTFTDTLIVGRALGVNALAAVSLGATLNWLLVGFAQGFTAGTAIVTAKRFGAGDFRGVRQSMVTTILCTAILTVVVTFIAVVFNKQILELMQTPKNVMTQANTFLTILLGFMFTTMSYNLAANAMRAIGNSRAPLIFLIVAVVLNIILEILFIVVFHWGIAGAAFATVIAQLVSGIISFVYIYKVLPVLQVRRGDWHSSWSDIQEHLRFGLPMAFQNSIIAIGSVILQTALNTLGTDSVASSGAASRIDQLATLPMMSIGITMATFAAQNLGARKYSRILEGVKQALIVGSIWAILMSVLEISFGHYLVQLFLGSGGEQTHILNLSRIYFVVNGGPYILLSTLFLIRYTLQGLGNASVPTIAGIFELSMRAFAALILVGIFGYAGAVAGTPLAWFGSLMALMPAWISAQKKLKKLKNGQRINNKLESID
- a CDS encoding NUDIX hydrolase, translated to MANYIKDIRAKVGHMPLIMVGVGAAYIKDKKVLLQERADTGGWGLPGGYMEYGETIEETLKREFKEDAGLEIVSYKFLKNFDQEFFTYPNGDQTQVLTPFYLVTQVKDGPADYDQAETTAIDFFDFDQLPDIHFESHRRILNYVKTLV
- a CDS encoding NADH-dependent flavin oxidoreductase, whose product is MANYQFLQPFKFKNGITIKNRIVIPPITECSSFEDGSVTQDELDYFALRTGGVGLFITPASNVSDGGKGFEGQLSCANDNKLPGLSRLAHTISINGTKAILQLHHAGRISNSKILRGKKAVSPSAIASLRPGAEIPMSLTDDDIQQIISDFGEAARRAIQVGFDGIELHGANTYLLQQFFSPHSNRRLDDWGGSLTKRMKFPLAVINHVHRIVEQYADRPFLVGYRISPEEIENPGIRLSDTLAFIDVLKTQPIDYLHISTADVWQTSKNDPADKTPVIEQIKTRLDGALPLIVVGNIARPQQAEKVIEQGFDFAALGHEYLREPQWIEKVQAGQESNIRYSMSANDLKQLRITPPLWQFLTENLHAKLAAD
- a CDS encoding ATP-dependent Clp protease ATP-binding subunit → MDNQYTASAKNVLLLAQEQAKYFKHEIVGSEHLLLALALEKDGLASKVLQDHNVTDDDIRNEIEQFTGYGSHENVRAGFLAYSPKAQEILKNAALQAQSLGARQVATEHLLLALLTDESILSSRILASLDVRAQDLTRAVFKRIGVDPSQQKAQPQRQTSQQGTPTLDAMSRDLTALATIGQIDPVVGRDKEVHRVIQILSRRTKNNPVLIGEPGVGKTAIAEGLAQKIVSGQVPFDLVNKRLMALDMGALIAGTKYRGEFEDRLKKIINEIHEDGQVILFIDELHTLIGAGGAEGALDASNLLKPALARGELQTIGATTFDEYQKYIESDQALERRFASVTIDEPSQAVSVEILKGLRPRYEEHHHVNISDEAIEAAVKLSSRYVTDRFLPDKAIDLMDEAAAKVRIDTAQPEDKKADLEKQLDNLRDQLDQAVSAGNFDQATKIRQQEIKIRKQLAVIVTDSLINGTKDHQYKLTVSEQDIADVVGQQTGIPVTQLQKTESDRLLHLEKILHQRVVGQDEAISAVSRAIRRARSGIKDPSRPIGTFMFLGPTGVGKTELAKALAEAMFDSEDNMIRVDMSEYQESYSASRLIGSAPGYVGYDEGGQLTERVRNHPYSVVLLDEAEKAHPDIFNLLLQVFDDGYMTDSKGRKVDFRNTIIIMTSNLGATRIRDNKHVGFGAIEPQDSYKAMSAEIQDALKEHFRPEFINRIDEIVIFHSLSKTELHKIVELMSNTILQRVAEQGISIKMSKIAIDFVAKAGFDPEYGARPIRRAFQNNVEDKISDALLAGDIESGDAITVSSKKGKIDLLIHRPVEKTTK
- a CDS encoding CtsR family transcriptional regulator; the protein is MAETNISDVIEQYLKAILDQDEIAEIKRSEIASRFAVVPSQINYVINTRFTLQNGYVVESKRGGGGYIRIEHVDLVDDTKIFDELIDYIGDSIGDNNADQIIAALLEDKVISEREANIMIAAIDKNSLRISDKVTENTVRARVLVGMINRLRFESTNIHG